One Thermoplasmata archaeon genomic window, CACCCTCGCTCTCGGTAAGCTCCCCTTCCAATGGTGACTATGTTGCTGGCGCGGCGGTCCCGATAGTCGCCGCAGCCTCCGACGCGGCGGGAACCGTTACTGTCCACTACCGCGTGGACGGTGGCGCCTGGAGGAGCATGAGTCTCGCCGGAGGTTCTTTCATGGCGAGCTGGGACACTACGGGTTTCGAGGACGGGGAGCACACGCTGACCGTCCGGGCCACCGATGGAATCGGTCACACCGTGGAGCAGAAGCTGACGGTTGTGGTGGACAACCACGACCCGACATGCTCTCTCATCTCACCCTCCCCGGGTCAATATATAGAGGGCAGGTTCGATTTCAAGGTCTATGCTAAAGATGCGAACGGTATTTCTAGCGTGAAAATGACGATTGCGGGCGTTGGAACTTACATGATGACTTACAACAGCATTGAGGACATTTACGAGCGGGAGCTCGACACAACCCTCCTATCTGACGCTCTCTACTCCCTCTCGGTTCAGGTGGTGGATAACGCCGCCGCCCGAGGCTTGCGTCCGCCGGTAACTCTCTCGCTACCCAATCCGGGCTTCTATATTGACAACGTGCCCCCGACCCTCTCACTCATTTCGCCGCAGGACCGGGCGCTTATTGAGGGGACGGTGTCTCTGGGCGTGACCTCCTTCGACGCCCCCACGCCCCCTATTGTGGAGTATAGCATCGATGGTATTTCCTGGGTCTCAATGGTTTCGGCTGGGGGGAACTCTTGGACTGCCCACTGGGACAGCACGAGAGTTCTGGACGGAGAGCACAGAATTCTCTTCCGTGCGCGGGGCCAGCTTGGGCACCAGGCCAACCTCAATATCACGGTGGTCGTGGACAACAACAGTCCAGTTTGCGCGGTCAGCGCTCCAATTGAGGGCCAGCACATCGAAGGCTCATATGTCATTAAAGTTTCAGCTTGGGACGCGGTTGGCATCGCGGATATTGCCCTCGCGCTCTCGAACGCCACTACGGGATTCTCACAAAACCTCTCGCCTCAATACAACCCGCTCACCGGCTACTACGAGACTGTGGTTGAGACCCGAACGCTTTGGGATGGTGTGTTCTCCATCAATGCCACCGTGTGGGATTACCACGGACACAGAATGGTCTCGAGTTCTGTTGAGTTCAGCATAGATAACAACGCCCCATGGCTACGAATTCAGGCCCCGGGACCGGAGAGTTTCGTCTCAGGCGAGGTTGAGCTGAGAATTCAGGTCATCGACGCTTTTCTAGCTTTCATGGCATGGTCCGTTGATGAGGGGCCCCCCACGCTCATGCAGACTGTCTCCACCCTCTGGGACACCCGCTCCGTTCTGGACGGAAGGCACACCCTCACTTTTTACGCCGTGGACATGATCGGCCACCTGAGCTCGGCGTCAGTGAGCGTCGTGGTGGACAACCATGGCCCCTCCCTATTCTGGGGTGCGCCTGACGAGCTTGCGTTTATTTCCGGCACATACCTTGTCAAAGTGAAGGCTTTAGACGACGTCGGCATAGCCTCCGTGACCCTCTACGTCGGCGCCGGCGAGTATCCGATGACCTACAACACTGGAAGCGGTTACTACGAGTACCCACTCGAGACCGCCGGTCTGGACGGAACCTGGGACCTGAGGGTGGTGGTCAGGGAACTCTCGGGCCAGAACGCCGACAACGTCTCCATCAGGCGCGTCCACATAGACAACAATCCGCCCATGCTGCACGTGCACAGCCCTTCTCAGGGCTCAGTGGTCAGCGGTCTTGTTGAGCTAAACTATACTGTCCAGGACGTCCATTTGCTTAAGGTGGAGTACAGGCTAGACAACCTCGGCTGGTTTGACGCTACAGACACCTGGAACACCACTCTACATCCGGACGGCATCCACACCCTGGTGTTGAGGGCGAGCGATATGATGGGCCATACCACAGAGGTGTCCTTTGGCGTCACAATAGATAACTCAATGCCCTCTTGCATTTTCATTGCTCCGCCCAACAATACCTTTGTGTCGGGCGTTGTGGTTCTGAAGGTGCACGCACTCGACGAGGCCGGTCTCTCGAGCGTGAGCCTCGGCGGCGTTGGTGCACTGCCCCTGACCCTCAACCCCACCAGCGGACTGTACGAGGCCGTCATCAACACATTGGCACTTGAGGACGGAGAGTGCTATTTCACCGCTTCCGCAGTGGACCTTTCTGGCCGGGAGACAGTAGCGCACCTCAAGCTCAAGGTCGACAACCATCCGCCCTGTCTATCCGTTCTGAGCCCCGAAGAGGGGGCCCATCTGAGCGGAGAGCTCGAGGTCCGGGCGGAGGGCAAAGACGTCTTCGAGGTTTCGTTGGAGTATCAGGTAGATAGCCTCGGCTGGAGGCCGTTGAACAGGACCCTGGACACCGCCGCCCTTTCGGACGGCGCCCATTCCTTGCTGGTCAGGGCCACAGACCTCTCGGGCTGGTCCACGGTCGTCAGCCTGATTCTCCACACCGACAACACCCTTCCCACGGTATCGATTCTCGAGCCCGTCTTCGGTGGCATTGCGGTCTCGGGCGATATGACGCTCCGCGTCGCGGTCGATGAGGATGGAGGGGTTTCGAGGGTCACGTACGCCGTGGACGACTGGCCCCCGATGCCTATGGTGATGAACCGCGCCACCGGTTACTACGAAGTCCCAATTCCGACTAGGGCCCTCCAGGAGAGTGTGGAGCACAAAGTCACAGTAAACGTGACGAGCCGCTCAGGCCTGACGACCAGCCAGGTACGGAGTTTCAAGGTGGACAATTCGCCTCCTGAAGTGGTCGTCCGCTCTCCGGACAGGTCGGACCAGAGGGGAGAGGTCAGGGTGGTTGTGGATGTCAGCGACGCCACGGGCGTCTCCTCAGTCCTGATACGCATTGACGGCGGGCAGTGGAGGGAGATGGTTGTTTCCAGACCGCCGGGGAGGTATATATATAAATATCCGACGACAGTGGCCCAGAACGGCGAGCACACCTTCGAGGTCAGGGTCGAGGACACGCTGGGTAATAGGGGCACGACGGTACATACCTTCAGGGTGAAGAACGAAGACTACAGCGTCGTCATAGCCCTCGCGCTGGTGATTATTCTGATTGTTGGCGCAGCCCTCGTAATCTTCAGGGGAAAGAAAAAGACGCTGGAGGTAGAGCCCCTGCCGGCGGAACCAGAACCAGAAACAGTGGAGAGGTCCTCCGAGGCTTTCCCTGAGATGCCTCAGGTGACACCGCCGGAGCCTCAGGAGAAGCCGTTCGTCCATGTGGTGCTCGGGGACAAGAGGGCCGAGAGCGAGGCCCCCGCTCAAGAGACCGGACCCCGTGAGGAGCTCTATCCCATAGAGGAAATCACCGGAAAGCTGAAAGAGGAGAAAGAAACGAAGTCCTAAGGGATTGGAAGAAGGGCGCTGGCTTTTCCATCCTGTCAAAAGAATCGCTCCCAATACAATCCATGACCTGTCCCTCCAATCACTCCCTCCACTCCCTTCCATCCCTCCGTGCGCCGAGCTGGTCGAGGGCCGGGTTGAGCCTCAGGCCCACGACGCCGCCGATGACCAGTGCTGCGCCGGTGAAGAAGGCCGCGGGGTAGCCCGCTAGCTGGGCAACGCCCCCGCCGGCGAGCGCTCCAACGATACCACCCAATGAAACAATGGCATTGAAAAGGCCGAGGTTCTCGCCTCGGGCCCATCCGGGGGCGCACCTGGAAACGATGGTTGTGGACGAGACGCTGACGAATGCCCAGAAGAATCCCGCGCCGACTTGCATCGAGAGCAGAAGGCCTATCAGGAGGAGGTAGGGGATCTGGGGTCCGGAAGCGATGAGGAGGGCAATAAACCCGAAGCCTGTAAATATCCCCGTCCGGATGATGTTTGCTGCGATCAGAACCCTTCTTTCCCCGAACTCCGGTATGAGCCTTCCGGCCCGGGAGTACATCAGGGTGGCGGTCACTGATGAGAACAAGTAGAAAATGAAAACCACGAGACCTGAAGCAAGAATTCTCTCGCTGAGAAAGACTGGAATCGGTGTGTAGACCGTCTGGAACCCAGAGAAGAGAAATAAGATTGTGACATAATAGAACCTGAGAGCCCGTGGGATGGTCTCCCCCACAGAATGGACCCGGTGCATGGCGTCATGATACTTTCTCCTATACATCCAGAGCGGAAGATATCGAGTCCGCTCGACTATTCGGCCCTGAAATATCACGAGCTTGTCCACTTTCCTCTGAGTGAATGGTCTGATGGGGGGTTCTCGGATGAGGAGCCAGGCAGCTGCGCCAGAGGCAAGTGATAGGCCGCCGAGGATAAGGAAGAGCCATCTCAGGCTCTCACCCGAGGGCATGGACCTGACGCTCAGCTCGAGCCAGAGGCCACCCCCGATAAGCCCTAGAATCCAGCCTATGCCGCCCAGCTTCGTGAAAATCCCTATCTCGCGGGACCAGCGCCGGGCGTCCATGGTCTCAGTGATGAGAAGCGTCGAGACTGGCACGCTGGCGGCGGCGATAAGGCCGAGAAGGATGTTTAGGCCCAGGAATTGCTCTATTGTGTCGCTAACGCCCATAAGGAGAAAAAGGACCCCAGTGCCGATGTATCCGACGAGTATGAAGGGTTTCCTCTTCAGGAGAGCGTCTGAGAGCTCTCCCCACCCGATGGAGGCGGGGACCGAGGCCATGGACGAGGCGGCACTCACGAGCCCGACGTCTGCCACACTCCCGCCAAGGACGCCGGTCACGAAGAGCGGGACGAGTGGGCTCGCACCTCCATCGGCGGCGTAGTGGAGACCGTGGGCGTAGTACCAGCTCTGAATGGGCGTTCCGGAGGAGCGGTCCCGGCCGCTGGCTGGAGAGGAGGCTCCCGGGTGGGTAGGGGGAAAACTCCCTGCCTTCGAGAAGCGCTTTCTCCCGCTGGGCACCCGCTCACCCCCACCTGGCCCTCACTACTCTGTCGAGAACACGCCGGTTCGCCGCGGCGATGATGTCGGTCCTGGTGGTCAGGTCCACGCTAAGGTGGTCAATGGTCCCCCCACTCTCGTCGGTGACGAGGCCCCCCGCCTCCTCGAGAATCAACTTTCCAGCGCACTGGTCAAGCGTTCTGAGGAGGCCCCCCCGGAAGTCCACCAGCGCGCTCGCAACGCCGGAGGCGACCAGGCAGAAGTCCAGCGCGACGGAGCCCAGGCACCTCACGCGCGCGGTCTGCTCGAGGAGCCCGCGCGAGACCCTCAGAGCCTTCCTGTGGCCGGGCGAGAGCTCCATCAGAAGGAGCTCTATGGTAGATTGGTTGGAAGCCCTTATCCTCTTTCCATTTTTAAACGCACCGCCGCCCTTAAAGGCCCAGTACTCGTCGCCGCTGACCAGGTTCCGGACATACCCGACGCGTACGTCAGCCATTCTCGGCTCCAGGGGGGCGAGGGCGTAGGAGACCGAGAAAAAGGGCACGCCGGCTTTTGCATTAACCGAGCCGTCGAGCGGGTCGGCAATGATACAGACCTCCGGCTCTCCGAAGTCCATCACCCCCGCCTCCTCGGAAATGAGGCGGACGTTCCCGGCCCTCCGAACGGTCCCGATGACGAGCTTCTCAAGGGCTCGGTCAAGGAAGACCGTGGTGTCGCCAGCCGCTCCCCTCCCGAGCTCCCTGCGTCCAGTCTTTGTGCCGTAGAGCCGACCCGCCGCTCGGCCCGCTCTCCTACCGAGCGACCTGAAGACACCAAGCCACTCCGCGTCCCTCATCCGGAGGTCCTCCTGCCGGGCTCGACTCCTCAGGTCCCGTCGCTCCAGCTCCGGAGGTAGCGCCGCTGCTCTGAGGTCAGTCTGTCTATTGAGATGCCCATCGCGCGGAGCTTCAGCCTCGCCACCTCTGAGTCTATGCTCCCGGGAACCGGGTAGACACCGATTTTTAGATCCCTTCCCTCGCGAGCGATATATTCAGCACAGAGTGCCTGGTTCGCGAAGCTCATATCCATTACGGCCGCGGGGTGGCCCTCGGCCGCCGCCAGGTTCACAAGTCTGCCCTCGCTCAGTAGGTAAATCCTCTTCCCGCTCTTTAGGCGGTATTCATCGACTTCCTTTCTTATCCGGCGCTTCGAGGCCGAGAGCCTCTCGAGGGCCGGCAGCTCGATCTCGACGTTGAAGTGGCCCGTGTTGCAGAGAATCGCGCCGTCCTTCATCAACCTGATATGCTCCGCCCTTATGACATTCCTGTTCCCTGTGGCGGTAATGAAGATATCACCTTCGCGCGCCGCCCTCCTCATTGGCAGTACTCTAAAGCCGTCCATGACGGCTTCGAGTGCCCTGAGCGGGTCGACCTCAGTGACGATTACATTGGCCCCCGCGCCCCTCGCCCTCATCGCGACGCCGCGCCCGCACCAGCCGTAGCCCGCCACGACGAAGCTCTTGCCCGCGAGAAGGACGTTTGTGGCGCGCAGGATGCCATCTATGCTGCTCTGGCCAGTGCCGTATCTGTTGTCAAAGAGGTGCTTGGTCATAGCGTCGTTTACCGCGATGATTGGGAATTTGAGCACGCCCTCACGCTCCATGCTCCGGAACCGAATCACTCCCGTGGTTGTCTCCTCTGTTCCGGCGATGATGCTATTCATGAGCTCTTTCCTCTCAGAGTGGAGGGTTGAGACGAGGTCGCCCCCGTCGTCCATGGTGATGTTTGGACGGGCATCGAGAACACGGTGGACATGTCTGTAGTAGGTCTCCCTGTCCTCGCCGTGAATTGCGAATACTCGGATGCCGTGGTCGGTGGCCAGCGAGGCGGCAACATCGTCCTGCGTGCTGAGTGGATTGGAGGCGCAGAGCGAGACCTCCGCGCCCCCGGCTCTGAGCGCCAGAACCAGATTTGCGGTCTCCGAGGTTACGTGCAGACAGGCCCCGACTCGGATGCCCTTGAGGGGCTTCTTCTTCGCAAAACGCTCTCGAATCAGTCCGAGGACCGGCATCTGTCTTTCCGCCCACTCAATCCTAAGCCTGCCCTCGGGGGCAAGTCCGGCGTCCCTTATCTCAAAGTCCACATTGCCACCCGGGCATAGAAGGAGCTCGGTGGATATAATGATTTTTTAGTGGGCACCAAACAATAAACCTTATCGCCAGCCTCGCGAATGATAGCTCGAATGGAGGACCCTTCTGAGGAGCACCTCCGGCTGGGGAGGAAGGCCCACGAAGATGGTCGAATCGAGGAGGCGCTGGCCCACTACGACACCGCCCTCGCCCTCGACCCCGCGTTCGTCGAGGCATTCTACAGCAAGGGCCACGCCCTCGGCTACTTGCAGAGGTG contains:
- a CDS encoding Ig-like domain-containing protein → MKWTESQSRLICLVLTALFFVWTLLPLASDVASAAYQGWLTSDSVDIETLTNLDQTDWWDFSEVSGRYVAVFMVPSTDYDLRIYSATGGGGGGGVVISTSSTAGTTPELCVCNCNSNSGRSAEVYNSGGGGWNNAFRIEYQVSSSITVNSVYSNAMSNSDMVEVYTVSVQAGVPYTFRFTSVTSATADFRFYVFNLNAGNWGTRASAIGGGSYTSGVSTPWSITPPAAATYGIVIVNWNLASATYNFVAGAPDLVVTSISISPSPVTCSSISVIPQNRLYTYTVTVYNQGYADAGPFTVTMYFDWVAVANWNLPSLAWRTSISSDSYIYNTANPDTHVLAVQADSQGTISEDGSGAEYNNWNSRTDAVAEVRSAFTNDADDTLPSTLGYSYYFYAYYMTNEERQKFALWGAPVGTDFDMYLFSPTGTQLASAQSASYPETLTHTATTNGYHYIQIVRASGGGKSFTFSIDDAAPTIQVVQPGDGAYIKGNYELRLNCQDYGSGITDTASNPVYRVDGGAWQDLSYTAQVGYNYVATLATSGLLDGGHTIEYMLWDNANNYAYVKQSLTSDNTAPSVCSLVYPTSGQHIEGTVTFKVSASDQIGLGGVDISFGGNLAGLGTQHASLGGSGVYWEYQLDTTSYPDGVASVQPTARDKAGNTLSQSATAFTIDNNPPSLSVSSPSNGDYVAGAAVPIVAAASDAAGTVTVHYRVDGGAWRSMSLAGGSFMASWDTTGFEDGEHTLTVRATDGIGHTVEQKLTVVVDNHDPTCSLISPSPGQYIEGRFDFKVYAKDANGISSVKMTIAGVGTYMMTYNSIEDIYERELDTTLLSDALYSLSVQVVDNAAARGLRPPVTLSLPNPGFYIDNVPPTLSLISPQDRALIEGTVSLGVTSFDAPTPPIVEYSIDGISWVSMVSAGGNSWTAHWDSTRVLDGEHRILFRARGQLGHQANLNITVVVDNNSPVCAVSAPIEGQHIEGSYVIKVSAWDAVGIADIALALSNATTGFSQNLSPQYNPLTGYYETVVETRTLWDGVFSINATVWDYHGHRMVSSSVEFSIDNNAPWLRIQAPGPESFVSGEVELRIQVIDAFLAFMAWSVDEGPPTLMQTVSTLWDTRSVLDGRHTLTFYAVDMIGHLSSASVSVVVDNHGPSLFWGAPDELAFISGTYLVKVKALDDVGIASVTLYVGAGEYPMTYNTGSGYYEYPLETAGLDGTWDLRVVVRELSGQNADNVSIRRVHIDNNPPMLHVHSPSQGSVVSGLVELNYTVQDVHLLKVEYRLDNLGWFDATDTWNTTLHPDGIHTLVLRASDMMGHTTEVSFGVTIDNSMPSCIFIAPPNNTFVSGVVVLKVHALDEAGLSSVSLGGVGALPLTLNPTSGLYEAVINTLALEDGECYFTASAVDLSGRETVAHLKLKVDNHPPCLSVLSPEEGAHLSGELEVRAEGKDVFEVSLEYQVDSLGWRPLNRTLDTAALSDGAHSLLVRATDLSGWSTVVSLILHTDNTLPTVSILEPVFGGIAVSGDMTLRVAVDEDGGVSRVTYAVDDWPPMPMVMNRATGYYEVPIPTRALQESVEHKVTVNVTSRSGLTTSQVRSFKVDNSPPEVVVRSPDRSDQRGEVRVVVDVSDATGVSSVLIRIDGGQWREMVVSRPPGRYIYKYPTTVAQNGEHTFEVRVEDTLGNRGTTVHTFRVKNEDYSVVIALALVIILIVGAALVIFRGKKKTLEVEPLPAEPEPETVERSSEAFPEMPQVTPPEPQEKPFVHVVLGDKRAESEAPAQETGPREELYPIEEITGKLKEEKETKS
- a CDS encoding MFS transporter — protein: MPSGRKRFSKAGSFPPTHPGASSPASGRDRSSGTPIQSWYYAHGLHYAADGGASPLVPLFVTGVLGGSVADVGLVSAASSMASVPASIGWGELSDALLKRKPFILVGYIGTGVLFLLMGVSDTIEQFLGLNILLGLIAAASVPVSTLLITETMDARRWSREIGIFTKLGGIGWILGLIGGGLWLELSVRSMPSGESLRWLFLILGGLSLASGAAAWLLIREPPIRPFTQRKVDKLVIFQGRIVERTRYLPLWMYRRKYHDAMHRVHSVGETIPRALRFYYVTILFLFSGFQTVYTPIPVFLSERILASGLVVFIFYLFSSVTATLMYSRAGRLIPEFGERRVLIAANIIRTGIFTGFGFIALLIASGPQIPYLLLIGLLLSMQVGAGFFWAFVSVSSTTIVSRCAPGWARGENLGLFNAIVSLGGIVGALAGGGVAQLAGYPAAFFTGAALVIGGVVGLRLNPALDQLGARRDGREWRE
- a CDS encoding inositol monophosphatase family protein, whose translation is MRDAEWLGVFRSLGRRAGRAAGRLYGTKTGRRELGRGAAGDTTVFLDRALEKLVIGTVRRAGNVRLISEEAGVMDFGEPEVCIIADPLDGSVNAKAGVPFFSVSYALAPLEPRMADVRVGYVRNLVSGDEYWAFKGGGAFKNGKRIRASNQSTIELLLMELSPGHRKALRVSRGLLEQTARVRCLGSVALDFCLVASGVASALVDFRGGLLRTLDQCAGKLILEEAGGLVTDESGGTIDHLSVDLTTRTDIIAAANRRVLDRVVRARWG
- the ahcY gene encoding adenosylhomocysteinase; translation: MDFEIRDAGLAPEGRLRIEWAERQMPVLGLIRERFAKKKPLKGIRVGACLHVTSETANLVLALRAGGAEVSLCASNPLSTQDDVAASLATDHGIRVFAIHGEDRETYYRHVHRVLDARPNITMDDGGDLVSTLHSERKELMNSIIAGTEETTTGVIRFRSMEREGVLKFPIIAVNDAMTKHLFDNRYGTGQSSIDGILRATNVLLAGKSFVVAGYGWCGRGVAMRARGAGANVIVTEVDPLRALEAVMDGFRVLPMRRAAREGDIFITATGNRNVIRAEHIRLMKDGAILCNTGHFNVEIELPALERLSASKRRIRKEVDEYRLKSGKRIYLLSEGRLVNLAAAEGHPAAVMDMSFANQALCAEYIAREGRDLKIGVYPVPGSIDSEVARLKLRAMGISIDRLTSEQRRYLRSWSDGT